Proteins from a single region of Venenivibrio stagnispumantis:
- the pheT gene encoding phenylalanine--tRNA ligase subunit beta — protein MKVAYSWIKEFVDIDLPAKEVAEKLNISGIETVSYKFGKYIPNIITVKILSVEKHPERDKLFICKATDGEREYQVITGADNVKKDAVVILAKIGAVIGDKEIKKVKFGSFESEGMFLSLQELGIEESSEGIFLLDEDTPIGVDANKILTLGEDDIFEIEITPNRGDALSVKGLAREISAIFNLSFKDKKVDINCISSDIDIELLTDKTYRYRAVLIKNVLVKQSPLDIRLKLIKSGASVINNIVDITNYILLQEGQPLHAFDFDKIDGAVYIRQAKDGEKVLCLDGIERELSKDDIVIADKEKILAIAGVIGADNSKITEDSKNILLEAANFDRFFVRKTAKRLSISTDSSYRFERGVDIQALENAQNKAVNMILDLAGGEVIAAKDIYHRPYIPKKVVVRPEFIQKILGEKIEEDEIISILNRLQINAEKENNKINVYIPSFRSYDLEREIDIVEEIARIKGYDSFLPSMPHIPLDNFSLSEDYKFFKKTREFFKDNGFNEVVNYTFVSEEIYNILGLNKPNIEISNYLLKTQSIMRDNLAVSLINTLQENLRHNIKDLSIFEISSAFFENHEEIRVGLLAVGDYVKGFSFTKGKYHFSTTKKWGFLSFKGVIESYLKSIGFKNIDFIPADIPFLHKYQSAKIILNNQEIGYFGKIDPEKSDILEIPKDTFIAELKLFYVPRNINEEKLKDGYLFTAYKNKEPVIFKELPKYPAVYRDLAFIVEEDLELDKLIKALRSYELIEEVRVFDIYYIDENKKSVAFNLSFRAKDRSLSDEDINSYVGKIVEDFKERFNAKLREG, from the coding sequence ATGAAAGTAGCTTATTCATGGATAAAAGAGTTTGTAGATATAGATTTGCCTGCAAAGGAAGTTGCCGAAAAATTAAATATATCCGGTATAGAAACCGTCAGCTATAAATTTGGAAAATATATTCCAAACATAATAACCGTAAAAATATTATCAGTAGAAAAACATCCTGAAAGAGATAAACTTTTTATATGTAAAGCTACAGATGGAGAAAGAGAATATCAGGTTATAACCGGTGCAGATAATGTAAAAAAAGATGCAGTTGTTATTCTTGCTAAAATCGGTGCTGTTATCGGTGATAAAGAAATAAAAAAGGTAAAATTTGGCTCTTTTGAGTCAGAGGGAATGTTTTTATCCCTGCAAGAGCTTGGAATAGAAGAAAGCTCAGAAGGAATATTTTTATTAGATGAAGATACACCTATCGGTGTTGATGCAAACAAGATACTTACCCTTGGCGAAGATGATATATTTGAGATAGAGATAACCCCAAACAGAGGAGATGCTTTAAGCGTTAAAGGATTGGCTCGGGAAATATCTGCAATATTCAATCTTTCATTTAAAGATAAAAAGGTTGATATAAATTGTATTTCTTCGGATATTGATATAGAACTTCTTACAGACAAAACTTACAGATATAGGGCTGTTTTAATAAAAAATGTTTTGGTTAAACAATCACCACTTGATATTAGATTAAAACTTATCAAATCCGGTGCTTCTGTTATTAACAACATCGTTGATATTACAAATTATATACTACTTCAAGAAGGGCAACCTTTACATGCTTTTGATTTTGATAAAATAGATGGAGCTGTTTATATCAGACAAGCAAAAGATGGTGAAAAGGTTTTATGCTTAGATGGTATAGAAAGAGAGCTTTCAAAAGATGATATAGTTATCGCAGATAAAGAAAAGATATTGGCTATTGCCGGTGTTATTGGAGCAGATAACAGCAAAATTACAGAAGATAGTAAAAATATACTTCTTGAAGCAGCAAATTTTGATAGATTTTTTGTTAGAAAAACAGCAAAAAGATTATCAATATCAACAGACTCTTCTTATAGATTTGAAAGAGGTGTTGATATACAAGCTCTTGAAAATGCTCAAAATAAAGCTGTAAATATGATTTTAGATTTAGCCGGTGGTGAAGTCATTGCAGCCAAGGATATATATCACAGACCTTATATTCCAAAGAAAGTAGTTGTTAGACCTGAATTTATACAAAAAATTCTTGGGGAAAAGATAGAAGAAGATGAGATTATATCTATCTTAAATAGACTTCAAATAAATGCAGAAAAAGAAAACAATAAAATTAATGTTTATATCCCATCATTTAGAAGTTATGACCTTGAAAGAGAGATAGATATAGTTGAAGAAATAGCCAGAATAAAAGGTTATGATAGCTTTTTACCATCAATGCCACATATTCCCCTTGATAATTTTTCACTTTCTGAGGATTATAAATTTTTCAAAAAAACAAGGGAATTTTTCAAAGATAATGGTTTTAATGAGGTTGTAAATTATACCTTTGTTTCAGAAGAAATTTATAATATCCTTGGTTTAAATAAACCAAACATAGAGATATCTAACTATCTTTTAAAAACCCAAAGTATTATGAGAGATAATCTTGCAGTATCTCTAATAAATACATTACAGGAAAATTTAAGGCATAATATTAAAGATTTATCTATATTTGAAATATCTTCTGCATTTTTTGAGAATCATGAAGAGATAAGGGTTGGATTATTGGCAGTTGGAGATTATGTAAAAGGATTTAGCTTTACAAAAGGTAAATATCATTTTTCAACAACAAAAAAATGGGGATTTTTATCATTTAAAGGTGTTATTGAAAGCTATCTCAAATCTATTGGCTTTAAAAATATTGATTTTATACCGGCAGATATTCCTTTCTTGCATAAATATCAATCTGCAAAAATAATTTTAAATAATCAGGAAATCGGATATTTTGGTAAAATTGACCCTGAAAAAAGCGATATTCTTGAAATTCCAAAAGATACATTTATTGCAGAGCTAAAACTATTTTATGTTCCAAGAAATATAAATGAAGAAAAGTTAAAAGATGGTTATCTTTTTACAGCTTATAAAAACAAAGAGCCTGTAATATTTAAAGAACTTCCTAAGTATCCGGCAGTTTACAGAGATTTAGCATTTATAGTTGAAGAAGATTTAGAATTGGATAAATTAATTAAAGCTTTAAGAAGTTATGAGCTTATAGAAGAAGTGAGAGTTTTTGATATTTATTATATTGATGAAAATAAGAAAAGTGTTGCATTTAATCTATCTTTTAGAGCAAAAGATAGAAGTTTATCCGATGAAGATATAAATAGCTATGTTGGTAAAATTGTTGAAGATTTTAAAGAAAGGTTTAATGCTAAATTAAGGGAAGGTTAA